A single Thermosynechococcus vestitus BP-1 DNA region contains:
- the ald gene encoding alanine dehydrogenase: MRIGVPKEIKDQEFRVGLTPAGVQSLRERGHEVLIESGAGVGSGFLDEAYVAAGAQIVPTAQAAWDAQLVVKVKEPLPSEYRYLRSGQFLFTYLHLAASRELTVALLESGTTAIAYESVEETHHDQRSFPLLTPMSMIAGRLAVQFGARFLERTQGGRGVLLSGVPGVRPGRVVILGGGVVGTEAARMAVGLGAQVSILDINIERLKYLETLFGARVEYLYSSSHVIAERLPEADLVIGAVLVPGRRPPCLVPKSLVQRMQPGAVIIDVAVDQGGCVETLRPTTHSNPTYTAFGVVHYGVPNMPGAVPWTATQALTNSTLPYILCLADHGDRALEISPALAKGLVVKQHHLVHPDVRVVFPDL; encoded by the coding sequence ATGCGCATTGGTGTCCCTAAGGAAATTAAGGATCAAGAATTCCGCGTCGGTCTAACGCCAGCAGGCGTGCAAAGTCTGCGGGAGCGCGGCCATGAAGTTCTCATTGAAAGTGGCGCCGGAGTGGGGTCAGGCTTCCTCGATGAGGCCTATGTTGCCGCAGGTGCCCAAATTGTGCCTACGGCTCAAGCCGCTTGGGATGCCCAACTGGTGGTCAAGGTCAAGGAACCCTTGCCCTCGGAGTATCGCTATTTGCGTTCTGGCCAATTCCTCTTTACCTACTTGCACCTTGCCGCCAGTCGCGAGCTAACGGTGGCGCTTCTGGAATCGGGGACAACCGCGATCGCCTACGAAAGTGTGGAAGAAACGCACCATGACCAACGCAGCTTCCCGCTGCTAACCCCCATGAGCATGATTGCCGGTCGCTTGGCGGTGCAGTTTGGTGCTCGCTTCCTAGAGCGTACCCAAGGGGGGCGGGGGGTCCTCCTCAGTGGTGTTCCGGGGGTGCGGCCGGGGCGAGTGGTCATTTTGGGGGGCGGTGTCGTCGGCACAGAAGCTGCCCGCATGGCGGTAGGCTTGGGAGCACAGGTGAGCATTCTCGATATCAATATCGAGCGCCTCAAATACCTAGAAACCCTCTTTGGCGCACGGGTAGAGTACCTCTACAGCAGCTCTCACGTGATTGCTGAGCGGTTGCCCGAAGCGGACTTAGTGATTGGTGCCGTTCTGGTGCCGGGTCGGCGTCCTCCCTGTTTGGTACCCAAGTCCCTTGTGCAAAGGATGCAGCCCGGAGCCGTCATTATTGATGTGGCAGTGGATCAGGGGGGCTGTGTGGAAACACTGCGACCCACCACCCATTCCAACCCCACCTATACCGCCTTTGGTGTCGTGCACTATGGCGTGCCCAATATGCCGGGGGCGGTGCCTTGGACAGCGACCCAAGCCCTGACAAATAGCACCTTGCCCTATATCCTTTGCCTCGCCGATCATGGCGATCGCGCCCTCGAGATCTCCCCTGCCCTTGCCAAGGGCTTAGTGGTCAAGCAGCACCATTTAGTCCATCCCGATGTGCGGGTTGTCTTTCCTGATCTGTAG
- the alaS gene encoding alanine--tRNA ligase, whose product MTSSPSASAMTALTGDQIRQKFLDFYAAKGHTILPSASLIPDDPTVLLTIAGMLPFKPIFLGQEAPKVPRATTAQKCLRTNDIENVGRTARHHTFFEMLGNFSFGDYFKGEAIAWAWELMTTVYGLPPERLLVSVFENDDEAYDIWHRQVGLPKERIQRMGEESNFWTAGPTGPCGPCSEIYYDFYPEKGLANVDLDDDGRFIELYNLVFMELNQDDQGHRTPLKAKNIDTGMGLERMAQVLQGVPNNYETDLIFPIIEAAAQRAGIQYQKANASTQTSLKVIGDHTRAVVHLIADGVTASNVGRGYVLRRLIRRIVRHSRLLGINGLVTPDLAQVAIDLAANVYPNVRERQAVILSELQREEEQFLKTLDRGEKLLAEMLSPLKKAKGKKRSQPQLAGRDAFVLFDTYGFPLELTQEIAAEQGIGVDVAEFEACMAEQRQRSQAAHETIDVTVQEGIDSLGDQLHPTQFRGYEELSLTTTVTAILVAGHPATTATAGTEVQVILEATPFYAESGGQIGDRGYLASSDALVHIHDVQKQKELFVHYGKVERGSLKVGDRVSAQIDLSCRRRVQAHHTATHLLQAALKKLIDENISQAGSLVAFDRLRFDFNCPRPLTREELQQIEDQINAWISESHTTHTYIMALSEAKAKGAIAMFGEKYGEQVRVLDIPGVSMELCGGTHVHNTAEIGLFKIISESGVAAGIRRIEAIAGAAVRDYLQQRDSIVRELCDRFKAKPEEILDRISQLQADLKAQQKALEHLKAELALAKTQALLEQAKPVGNSHVLIASLAGVDPQGLKTAAEWLLNKLGSGAVVLATQPAADKVNLLVAASQDVVQRGVHAGQLVAALAQVCGGRGGGRPNFAQAGGSQPAKLAEALELAHSRLKEILES is encoded by the coding sequence ATGACCTCATCCCCCTCTGCGTCGGCAATGACTGCTCTCACCGGTGATCAAATTCGCCAGAAATTCCTCGATTTCTATGCCGCCAAAGGACACACCATCTTACCCAGTGCGTCCCTGATTCCTGATGATCCAACGGTGCTGCTGACGATCGCTGGCATGCTCCCTTTCAAGCCGATTTTCCTCGGTCAAGAAGCGCCGAAGGTGCCCCGCGCCACCACCGCTCAAAAATGTCTGCGCACCAATGACATTGAAAATGTGGGCCGCACCGCTCGCCACCACACGTTCTTTGAAATGCTGGGCAACTTTAGCTTTGGCGACTACTTCAAGGGGGAGGCCATTGCTTGGGCATGGGAGCTGATGACCACGGTTTATGGTTTACCCCCGGAACGGCTCTTGGTGAGCGTCTTTGAAAATGACGATGAGGCCTATGACATTTGGCATCGCCAGGTGGGCTTGCCCAAGGAGCGCATCCAGCGCATGGGCGAGGAGAGCAACTTTTGGACGGCGGGGCCGACGGGTCCCTGTGGTCCTTGTTCTGAGATTTACTACGACTTCTATCCAGAAAAGGGGCTAGCTAACGTTGATCTCGATGACGATGGCCGCTTCATCGAACTCTACAACCTAGTGTTCATGGAGTTGAACCAAGACGACCAAGGTCACCGTACCCCCCTCAAGGCGAAAAACATTGATACCGGTATGGGCTTGGAGCGGATGGCACAGGTTCTCCAAGGGGTGCCCAACAACTACGAAACGGACTTAATTTTTCCAATTATTGAGGCAGCCGCGCAGCGAGCTGGGATTCAGTACCAGAAAGCCAATGCCAGCACCCAAACCTCCCTCAAGGTGATTGGCGATCACACCCGGGCAGTGGTTCATCTCATTGCCGATGGTGTCACCGCCAGTAATGTGGGGCGTGGCTATGTCCTGCGGCGGTTGATTCGGCGCATTGTGCGCCATAGCCGGCTGTTGGGGATCAATGGGCTGGTCACCCCTGATCTTGCTCAAGTGGCAATCGATCTGGCTGCCAATGTCTATCCCAATGTCCGCGAGCGGCAGGCAGTTATTCTCAGCGAGCTGCAGCGGGAGGAGGAACAGTTTCTCAAAACCTTGGATCGGGGTGAGAAGCTCTTGGCGGAGATGCTGTCTCCCCTGAAGAAGGCTAAGGGCAAAAAACGCAGTCAACCGCAACTGGCAGGGCGCGATGCCTTTGTGCTGTTTGATACCTACGGCTTCCCCTTGGAGTTGACCCAAGAGATTGCTGCAGAGCAAGGTATTGGTGTGGATGTGGCTGAGTTTGAAGCCTGTATGGCCGAGCAGCGACAACGTTCCCAAGCAGCCCACGAAACTATTGATGTGACCGTTCAGGAGGGGATTGATTCCCTAGGGGATCAACTGCATCCTACGCAGTTTCGTGGCTATGAGGAGTTGAGTTTGACAACGACGGTAACGGCGATTTTGGTGGCGGGTCATCCGGCCACAACGGCAACGGCAGGAACGGAAGTGCAGGTGATCCTTGAGGCAACCCCCTTTTATGCTGAATCGGGCGGTCAAATTGGCGATCGCGGGTACTTAGCCAGCAGTGATGCCCTGGTGCACATTCACGATGTACAAAAGCAAAAGGAATTGTTTGTTCACTACGGCAAAGTGGAGCGCGGCAGCCTAAAGGTGGGGGATCGCGTGAGCGCACAAATTGATCTCAGTTGTCGGCGGCGGGTACAGGCGCACCACACGGCAACGCACCTCCTGCAGGCAGCCTTGAAAAAGCTGATTGACGAGAACATTTCCCAAGCAGGGTCATTGGTGGCCTTTGATCGGCTGCGCTTTGACTTTAACTGTCCCCGTCCCCTGACCCGTGAGGAACTGCAGCAGATCGAAGATCAAATTAACGCTTGGATCAGCGAAAGCCACACCACCCACACCTATATCATGGCCCTCAGCGAAGCCAAGGCCAAGGGGGCGATCGCCATGTTTGGCGAAAAATATGGTGAGCAGGTGCGGGTTCTTGATATTCCGGGGGTGTCTATGGAACTCTGTGGTGGCACCCATGTGCACAACACCGCTGAAATTGGCCTCTTTAAGATTATTAGTGAAAGTGGAGTGGCCGCTGGAATTCGTCGCATTGAAGCCATTGCTGGAGCGGCGGTGCGGGACTATTTGCAGCAGCGCGATAGCATTGTCCGCGAGCTGTGCGATCGCTTCAAAGCCAAACCGGAAGAGATTCTGGATCGCATTAGCCAACTACAAGCAGATCTCAAAGCCCAGCAAAAGGCGCTGGAGCACCTAAAGGCGGAACTGGCCCTTGCCAAAACTCAGGCCCTCCTAGAACAGGCCAAACCCGTTGGGAATAGCCACGTTCTCATTGCCTCCTTAGCAGGGGTCGATCCCCAAGGGCTAAAAACCGCCGCCGAATGGCTGCTGAATAAATTAGGTAGTGGTGCTGTGGTCTTGGCTACCCAACCGGCTGCTGACAAAGTGAACCTCCTAGTCGCTGCCAGTCAGGATGTTGTGCAGCGGGGTGTGCATGCCGGTCAACTCGTGGCGGCACTCGCCCAAGTCTGTGGCGGGCGCGGCGGGGGGCGTCCCAACTTTGCCCAAGCGGGGGGATCTCAACCGGCAAAATTGGCCGAGGCGCTGGAATTGGCGCACTCTCGCCTGAAAGAGATTCTCGAATCCTGA
- a CDS encoding LL-diaminopimelate aminotransferase, protein MAFVNANYLKLKAGYLFPEIARRVNQFLQAHPDAPLIRLGIGDVTEPLPAACREAMIKAVEEMGDRATFKGYGPEQGYPWLREKIAAHDFQARGCDIDASEIFISDGSKCDTGNILDIFGDSNRIAVTDPVYPVYVDTNVMAGHTGEANERGEYAGLVYLPITAENHFTATLPSEPVDLIYLCFPNNPTGAVASREHLQAWVDYARAHKAILFFDAAYEAFITDPAIPHSIYEIPGARECAIEFRSFSKNAGFTGTRCAFTVVPKGLKGQTPSGDAVELWSLWQRRQSTKFNGVSYIVQRGAEAVYSEAGQAQVRELVTFYMENARLIREKLTQAGFEVYGGVNAPYVWLKTPAGMGSWDFFDKLLHTCFVVGTPGAGFGAAGEGYLRLSAFNSRENVVEAMDRVVTAFA, encoded by the coding sequence ATGGCCTTTGTTAACGCAAACTACCTCAAACTCAAGGCAGGGTATCTCTTTCCAGAAATTGCCCGCCGCGTCAATCAATTTTTGCAAGCCCATCCCGACGCCCCCCTCATCCGACTGGGGATTGGTGATGTCACTGAACCGCTGCCGGCGGCCTGCCGGGAAGCGATGATCAAAGCCGTCGAAGAAATGGGCGATCGCGCCACCTTCAAAGGCTATGGCCCTGAGCAGGGATATCCTTGGCTGCGGGAAAAAATTGCTGCTCACGACTTCCAAGCGCGGGGCTGTGACATTGATGCCAGTGAAATTTTTATCTCCGATGGCTCCAAGTGCGATACAGGGAATATTCTGGATATTTTTGGCGACAGCAACCGCATTGCCGTTACAGACCCCGTCTATCCCGTCTATGTGGATACCAATGTCATGGCCGGCCATACGGGTGAAGCTAACGAACGCGGCGAGTATGCTGGACTGGTCTATTTGCCCATTACCGCTGAAAACCACTTCACCGCCACGCTGCCCAGTGAACCGGTGGACTTAATCTACCTCTGCTTTCCCAACAATCCCACGGGGGCAGTGGCCTCGCGGGAGCATTTGCAGGCCTGGGTAGACTATGCCCGTGCCCACAAAGCAATCCTCTTCTTCGATGCGGCCTACGAAGCCTTTATTACCGATCCAGCGATTCCCCACTCGATCTATGAAATCCCCGGTGCCCGCGAGTGCGCCATTGAATTCCGTTCCTTCTCCAAAAATGCCGGCTTTACGGGAACGCGCTGTGCCTTTACCGTGGTGCCCAAGGGTCTCAAGGGGCAAACCCCCAGTGGTGACGCGGTCGAACTCTGGTCGCTGTGGCAACGGCGGCAATCCACGAAGTTTAATGGGGTGTCCTACATTGTGCAGCGGGGTGCCGAAGCCGTCTATTCTGAAGCCGGTCAAGCGCAAGTACGGGAATTGGTGACCTTTTATATGGAAAATGCCCGTCTGATCCGCGAAAAACTTACCCAAGCAGGCTTTGAGGTCTATGGTGGTGTCAATGCCCCCTACGTTTGGCTGAAGACACCTGCCGGTATGGGTAGTTGGGACTTCTTCGATAAATTGCTGCACACCTGCTTTGTGGTGGGCACCCCCGGTGCTGGCTTTGGGGCAGCGGGTGAGGGCTATTTGCGTCTTTCAGCCTTCAATAGCCGCGAGAACGTGGTTGAGGCCATGGACCGTGTCGTGACGGCCTTTGCTTGA
- the pheA gene encoding prephenate dehydratase, translating into MVRLGYLGPVGTYSEEAAQSYAQWHRGEALTLVPVTTIAGCLEALAAGELDLALVPSENSVEGSVNITLDSLWRLDTLHIQYAFIRPIVHAFIAQTTDLAEIEAVYSHPQALGQCQGWLQAYLPQARQCPVTSTAEGLQYVAQSDRVGAIASVRAAQLHHLPIIATEIQDIPDNCTRFWVVSRQQGEGWPQPGDTHTSIAFSLKANAPGALLKVLQLFSDRQINLSRIESRPSKRALGDYLFFVDLEVNGRPDVVADCLVALKEATDVLKVFGSYQFLDLGE; encoded by the coding sequence ATGGTGAGGCTGGGTTATCTTGGCCCAGTGGGCACCTATAGTGAAGAAGCGGCTCAAAGCTACGCCCAATGGCACCGGGGAGAAGCCCTAACATTAGTTCCCGTGACGACGATCGCTGGCTGTCTTGAGGCCTTGGCGGCGGGCGAGCTCGATTTAGCCCTGGTGCCCAGCGAAAACTCTGTGGAGGGCAGCGTCAACATTACCTTGGATTCCCTGTGGCGATTGGATACACTCCACATTCAGTATGCCTTCATCCGCCCCATTGTCCATGCCTTCATTGCCCAAACCACAGATTTAGCCGAAATTGAAGCGGTCTATTCCCATCCCCAAGCCCTAGGGCAGTGCCAGGGCTGGTTGCAAGCCTATCTTCCCCAGGCTCGCCAGTGTCCCGTGACCTCCACCGCCGAAGGGCTGCAATATGTGGCACAGTCGGATCGGGTGGGGGCGATCGCCAGCGTGCGGGCAGCCCAACTCCATCACTTGCCCATTATCGCCACCGAAATCCAGGACATTCCCGACAACTGCACGCGGTTTTGGGTGGTGAGTCGCCAACAGGGGGAGGGTTGGCCCCAGCCGGGGGATACCCACACCTCCATTGCCTTTAGCCTCAAGGCCAATGCCCCCGGTGCCCTGCTCAAGGTGCTGCAACTCTTTAGCGATCGCCAGATTAACCTCAGCCGCATTGAATCGCGTCCCAGCAAACGGGCGTTGGGGGATTATCTTTTCTTTGTTGACCTGGAGGTGAATGGTCGCCCCGATGTCGTGGCCGATTGTCTGGTGGCACTCAAGGAAGCGACAGATGTCTTGAAAGTCTTTGGTAGTTATCAATTTCTAGACCTCGGAGAATAG
- a CDS encoding sigma-70 family RNA polymerase sigma factor codes for MTSSLPLAWTRGEETSARVTVPLTKLTAQELVARCQAGRTPDRAAFTELLRRYQSHVERMIYHLAPDWDDRADLVQEVWIRVYRNIHKLQDTSKFQGWLSRIATNLFYDELRKRKRHHPPLSLDAPLKTQEGEMNWELATSEASPDDRLRTDEFYDQLRRAIANLPETFRTTIVLREIEGLSYEEIAQITGASLGTVKSRIARARQRLQLELQPYLDLP; via the coding sequence ATGACATCCAGTCTTCCCCTTGCTTGGACACGCGGTGAGGAGACCAGTGCGCGGGTGACGGTGCCACTGACAAAACTGACAGCCCAAGAGTTGGTTGCGCGCTGTCAAGCCGGCAGAACCCCAGATCGGGCTGCCTTTACTGAATTGTTGCGGCGATACCAATCCCATGTGGAGCGAATGATCTATCACCTTGCGCCCGACTGGGACGATCGCGCCGACCTGGTGCAAGAAGTCTGGATTCGAGTCTATCGCAACATTCACAAATTGCAAGACACCAGCAAATTTCAGGGTTGGCTCAGTCGCATTGCCACGAACTTGTTTTACGATGAGTTGCGTAAACGTAAACGCCATCACCCCCCCCTTTCACTGGATGCGCCCCTGAAAACCCAAGAGGGTGAAATGAACTGGGAACTTGCCACCAGTGAGGCCAGTCCCGATGACCGGTTGCGTACCGATGAATTCTACGATCAATTACGGCGAGCGATCGCCAACCTACCGGAAACCTTTCGGACAACGATTGTCCTCCGGGAAATTGAAGGCCTCTCCTACGAGGAAATTGCCCAAATCACCGGGGCTTCCCTCGGAACTGTAAAGTCGCGAATTGCCCGGGCCCGACAGCGACTCCAACTCGAACTCCAACCGTACTTGGACCTCCCTTGA
- a CDS encoding O-antigen ligase family protein, with protein MSQGESWQEKAARQEGILLGLLSATGYALFTLLPDSHSLMVAWPWVLLWQATVGVPLLWFLQVLAYQRRVQPLGNGFDGVVLLLLLALGISGTLSAFPNQARWYGWALLGGIAVLYPLGAWLRTPDRRWQIVHFQGYLTALVILVSLSLWLGTTIATAVFDTPQGLTPHLNGDTLELRNWAPFGHQNYVAGYLLLGLPLVGLLAIEAEASEPWWRSRPFWIAVLLLGLVTLYTTFSRGGGLGLLAMVIPLGIGWIRYCRRQRRSWWGFLALVGLGVVALANDRLRRSLAALFQGGPGSELTYRWITSIVGWRMGAAHPLRGNGLGSVPLWYQHYRPSWAGGEAEWIYQLHSTPVQLWAELGIGGIAALALGVGLLVYWASRYRRWWPNLEEREQRLAIALYLALWGYGVLSLTDFQLDNVGIGGLLLIELTLLTTLIRSGQGQIPPKRLRTRWALSLVAAGLGITVAMAAWLTPIHRAWSSSSEGFLALLTRPPDWNQFTEKLFHAQELAPWEPYYPLQLGWNYGQRAIMTDEAAAQRSLLRTAIVEFEKGIALSPHLEFGYSNLAWLYWRSGNFAAAIPAFVKAAQLVPAKRGNFLGLGLALIGADQPQLATEALTLEVLRHPIFITSPAWRGAPLAPFYQPVLKAVTERYRQLEQAIPSDRPAGHYVRQVSTLLHWWQGELPSAADPLAVWLRPLANPGGTTLKAPATLEVFLKAWDAPNNRRDLLASIWSGSPEQLEQLVRSMTGQPTPLDWLRSAAPAVAITYTRAGFGVNSRHIDGPQPTDFFIAIDNLPMVTLFAPLWPDNYFLPELDQALAGDRQRLFAAVHQIKAETNTSPQGHRGLGN; from the coding sequence ATGAGCCAGGGGGAAAGCTGGCAGGAAAAAGCCGCTAGGCAAGAAGGGATATTGCTGGGGCTCCTCAGCGCAACCGGCTATGCCCTTTTTACTCTGCTGCCGGACAGTCACAGTCTCATGGTGGCTTGGCCTTGGGTACTCCTGTGGCAAGCGACAGTGGGGGTTCCCCTCCTTTGGTTTTTGCAGGTGTTGGCCTATCAACGGCGGGTGCAGCCCTTGGGAAATGGCTTTGATGGCGTGGTGCTGTTACTCCTGTTGGCATTGGGGATTTCCGGAACCTTGAGTGCCTTTCCCAATCAGGCTCGCTGGTATGGCTGGGCACTGTTGGGGGGAATCGCTGTCCTTTATCCCCTAGGGGCTTGGTTGCGCACTCCAGACCGACGCTGGCAAATCGTGCACTTTCAAGGCTATCTCACTGCCCTCGTGATCCTTGTCAGTTTAAGCCTTTGGTTGGGCACAACGATCGCCACGGCAGTTTTCGATACCCCCCAAGGACTCACCCCCCACCTCAATGGGGACACTTTGGAACTCCGCAACTGGGCACCCTTTGGCCACCAAAATTATGTGGCGGGCTATCTGCTGCTAGGGTTACCTTTGGTGGGACTCTTGGCCATTGAAGCAGAAGCCAGTGAACCGTGGTGGCGATCGCGCCCATTTTGGATTGCCGTGCTGCTTTTGGGTCTAGTAACCCTCTACACCACATTTTCACGGGGGGGCGGCCTCGGCTTGCTGGCAATGGTGATTCCCCTTGGCATCGGTTGGATTCGGTACTGTCGCCGCCAGCGTCGCTCTTGGTGGGGATTCTTGGCTTTGGTGGGCTTAGGGGTGGTTGCTCTGGCCAACGATCGCCTACGACGCAGCTTAGCAGCTCTTTTTCAGGGAGGACCAGGGAGCGAACTGACCTACCGCTGGATTACCAGTATTGTTGGCTGGCGCATGGGAGCTGCCCACCCTCTGAGGGGCAATGGTTTAGGCAGTGTGCCCCTCTGGTATCAGCACTATCGTCCGAGCTGGGCTGGCGGCGAAGCGGAGTGGATTTATCAGCTCCACAGTACTCCTGTGCAACTGTGGGCAGAGCTGGGGATCGGTGGGATAGCCGCCTTGGCTTTAGGGGTAGGGCTCCTCGTCTATTGGGCCAGCCGCTACCGTCGCTGGTGGCCAAACTTAGAAGAGCGGGAACAACGGCTGGCGATCGCCCTCTACCTCGCCCTTTGGGGCTATGGGGTTCTCAGTCTCACAGATTTTCAACTCGATAACGTCGGTATTGGTGGTCTCCTTCTGATTGAACTAACACTCCTCACCACCCTGATTCGCAGCGGTCAAGGTCAAATCCCTCCCAAACGGTTACGAACCCGCTGGGCACTCTCCCTGGTGGCTGCTGGTCTGGGGATCACCGTGGCAATGGCGGCTTGGCTCACCCCCATCCATCGCGCTTGGAGCAGCAGCAGCGAAGGCTTCCTAGCCCTTTTGACGCGCCCCCCCGACTGGAATCAATTTACCGAAAAGCTCTTCCATGCCCAGGAACTTGCCCCTTGGGAACCCTACTATCCCCTGCAACTGGGATGGAACTATGGTCAACGAGCCATCATGACCGATGAGGCCGCAGCCCAGAGGAGCCTTTTGCGTACTGCCATTGTCGAGTTTGAGAAAGGCATTGCCCTCTCTCCCCACCTGGAGTTTGGGTATAGCAACTTGGCATGGCTTTACTGGCGCAGTGGCAATTTTGCAGCAGCAATTCCTGCCTTTGTGAAAGCGGCTCAATTAGTACCCGCTAAACGGGGAAATTTCCTGGGACTGGGCCTAGCCCTCATTGGTGCTGATCAACCGCAACTTGCCACCGAAGCCCTCACCCTTGAGGTGCTGCGCCATCCTATCTTCATCACCAGTCCGGCTTGGCGAGGGGCGCCTTTAGCACCCTTTTATCAACCAGTTTTGAAGGCAGTCACAGAGCGCTATCGTCAGCTCGAGCAGGCGATTCCCAGCGATCGCCCCGCCGGACACTATGTGCGTCAAGTGTCAACCCTACTGCACTGGTGGCAAGGGGAATTGCCCTCGGCAGCCGACCCCCTCGCTGTATGGCTGCGACCCTTAGCCAACCCCGGGGGGACCACACTAAAAGCTCCCGCAACACTGGAAGTCTTTCTCAAGGCGTGGGATGCCCCCAACAACCGCCGTGACCTCTTGGCCTCCATTTGGTCCGGTAGCCCAGAACAACTGGAACAACTGGTGCGCTCCATGACCGGTCAGCCAACTCCCCTTGATTGGCTTCGTTCTGCGGCACCTGCCGTTGCCATAACCTATACCCGCGCCGGTTTTGGCGTGAATAGCCGCCACATTGATGGCCCTCAACCCACAGACTTTTTCATTGCCATTGACAACTTGCCCATGGTCACCCTGTTTGCACCGCTATGGCCAGACAACTACTTTTTGCCAGAACTGGATCAAGCTCTAGCGGGCGATCGCCAGCGTCTTTTTGCTGCCGTGCACCAAATCAAGGCCGAGACCAACACATCACCCCAGGGACACAGAGGGCTAGGGAATTAG
- a CDS encoding phosphatidate cytidylyltransferase, producing the protein MLWIRIASGLVAIALALLMTFLGGWYFCLGIGALIYLGQLEYFELARAKGSAPAAKTTLVVSQVLLITSLLRPDLADAVFPVAGTFICFYLLFQPKLASIADISTSIMGLFYGGYLPSYWVRLRGLEQQSTLPLGGFWPERLQLSDFPLGLQVTLLAFACIWAADIGAYAVGKLFGRTRLSHISPKKTVEGAVFGVLASLGIALWGAYSLTWPLPWFAGALFGLMIGIASLLGDLTESMMKRDAGVKDSGQLIPGHGGILDRADSYVFTAPLVFYFVTLLLPIFATRTGLD; encoded by the coding sequence ATGCTCTGGATCCGCATTGCTAGTGGACTTGTCGCGATCGCCCTCGCGCTGCTAATGACCTTCCTGGGCGGTTGGTATTTTTGTCTGGGGATTGGGGCGCTGATTTATCTGGGGCAACTGGAATATTTTGAACTAGCCCGCGCGAAAGGGAGTGCACCGGCTGCTAAAACAACCCTCGTCGTCAGTCAAGTGCTGCTGATCACTTCCCTCCTGCGGCCTGACCTTGCGGATGCTGTCTTTCCGGTTGCGGGTACCTTTATTTGTTTTTACCTGCTGTTTCAACCTAAGCTGGCCTCGATCGCCGATATTTCCACCTCCATTATGGGCTTGTTTTATGGCGGCTATTTGCCCAGCTATTGGGTGCGGCTGCGGGGACTAGAACAGCAGTCAACTCTGCCCTTGGGGGGCTTCTGGCCAGAACGGCTGCAACTGAGCGACTTTCCCTTGGGATTGCAGGTGACGCTGTTGGCCTTTGCCTGTATTTGGGCGGCAGATATTGGTGCCTATGCGGTTGGGAAGCTCTTTGGCCGCACCCGCCTCTCTCACATCAGTCCCAAGAAAACCGTCGAAGGAGCGGTGTTTGGCGTCTTGGCAAGTTTAGGCATCGCCCTTTGGGGGGCCTATTCCCTCACCTGGCCGCTCCCTTGGTTTGCGGGAGCCCTGTTTGGTCTGATGATTGGGATTGCCAGCCTCTTGGGCGATTTAACCGAGTCAATGATGAAACGGGATGCCGGCGTCAAAGATTCTGGGCAGTTGATTCCGGGCCATGGCGGCATTTTAGACCGCGCCGATAGCTACGTATTCACAGCACCCTTGGTCTTTTATTTTGTAACGCTGCTCTTGCCTATCTTCGCCACTCGAACCGGTTTGGATTAA
- a CDS encoding anti-sigma factor family protein, whose translation MMDELDHCKRDTFERLSAYLDGEVTAAERQQVEAWLATDSEAQRLYQRLLNLRQQMQELPVPLTPCPADQLAAQVIAQANRRRRIWVLGSAGATLAASFVAMLSGLIPNPFSSLPVAITSPARLEPEVSPPPVEPTAVGLMLRLDRPPVPIPVSETAPAALGEPSSEPTPKTIVQE comes from the coding sequence ATGATGGACGAACTTGATCACTGCAAACGCGATACCTTTGAACGCCTGAGCGCCTACCTTGATGGTGAAGTGACCGCTGCAGAACGGCAACAGGTGGAAGCATGGCTGGCTACCGATTCTGAAGCACAACGCCTCTATCAGCGACTCCTGAACCTCAGGCAGCAGATGCAGGAATTGCCCGTGCCCTTGACCCCCTGCCCGGCGGATCAGTTAGCCGCCCAAGTCATTGCTCAGGCCAATCGCCGCCGTCGCATTTGGGTCCTAGGGAGTGCCGGAGCAACCCTAGCGGCATCCTTCGTGGCAATGCTGAGCGGCCTCATTCCCAATCCCTTTTCCAGTCTGCCGGTGGCTATCACCAGTCCTGCCCGCCTTGAGCCAGAGGTCTCTCCTCCACCGGTTGAGCCAACGGCAGTCGGTTTGATGCTCCGTCTTGACCGTCCCCCCGTGCCCATCCCCGTCAGCGAAACCGCGCCTGCTGCCTTAGGGGAACCCAGCTCAGAACCGACGCCGAAAACTATTGTCCAGGAATAA
- a CDS encoding DUF928 domain-containing protein, with translation MVVNLPAAPGILALKPNGQLQPGQDDRWTFTLRCGADADDPSAFISVSGAISRVQPATNLAKKLGSDRLQAAVEAGLWYDTLAILSELQGNEATANLARSEWVALLSAVGLGSIAQAPLVQ, from the coding sequence ATGGTAGTGAATTTACCCGCTGCACCGGGGATTCTGGCACTGAAGCCCAATGGGCAACTCCAACCCGGCCAAGACGACCGCTGGACCTTTACCCTGCGGTGTGGTGCTGATGCCGATGATCCCTCCGCGTTTATCTCTGTCAGTGGGGCGATCTCCCGGGTGCAGCCCGCTACGAATTTAGCAAAGAAACTTGGGAGCGATCGCCTGCAGGCAGCGGTTGAGGCGGGCCTTTGGTACGACACCTTGGCGATTTTGTCTGAGCTGCAGGGGAATGAAGCCACAGCAAACCTAGCCCGCAGCGAATGGGTCGCTCTATTATCCGCCGTTGGTCTCGGGAGTATTGCCCAAGCGCCCCTAGTACAATAA